A region of the Vibrio tubiashii genome:
GGTGAATTATTACTAACCGTTATTGAGCCGAAGCTTTGCGCCTCGGCTCTTTTATTATTAGTGCAGGCTAAAAAGAATCAAGGAGCGTAATGAGTTGTTCTAGGCTCTCGACTACAGTCATCTTGTCGATGATTTCTGCTTGAGGTGGTAACAAATCTGGCACCATGACCACAGGACAACCCGCTGCCAGTGCCGCTTTTACTCCGTTATTTGAGTCTTCTAAAACTAAACATTCTTCGGCTGTCAAACCGAGATGAGTGCAAGCCATTTGGTAGCAGTCAGGGTAAGGTTTAGCGCGTTCGACATCTTCTGCTGTGATGACTAAATCAAACTGAGGTAGGTAGTCGCTGGTGGTGAAATTGTATTTGACCTCAGCAAGGTGTGAGGAGGTGACAATGGCTGTTGCGAGTCCACGTCGCTTAATGTCTTGGAATAGTGGGTCAAAACCGGGTTTGAAAGCGATGCCATTGGATCTTAAGCGATGAAAATGGTCGTCGCGAACTTGTTTATAGCGTGATAGGTCGAGTGCGTTTTGAAAGTGCTCAGCGAGAATCCGTTCGCATTCCGGGTCTTGAACACCGATGAATTGCTGATAGAAGTCGTCGCTTAAGTCGAGGTTTTGTTCACTAGCGGCATACTGCCAGCTCAGTTTGTAGATAGACTCGGTATCAAAGATAAGCCCATCCATATCGAAAAGAACCGCTTTTAACATGATGTCTCCTGTTGTAAGTCAATAGGAGGCTGACAATGATAAGTCGTCGTTGTTATTAGAATGGGCTCTCTTTGCCGAGTTCATTACATATCTCGACAATTGCCAGTGAGAGCCCTGACTTTATGATTTGCTGTTGACGTTGAAGCTGTAGTTGGTAGAACTCAAGATCGATGTCGTCATCTGGTTCGGCGACTTCAAGTTGTACCATGCCCATTTTTTTTACCAAGTTGAGCTTTTTGATTGGTTGTAAAACGTTGGGGTCAGTGAACTGATAATCAGCTGCGTCACTGTTAAGTTCATTTTTAATTTTGATGATATCTTCTATATCGTGATAGACATCATTAGGTAGAACACCTAAGCCAAACAGTAACTTCAAACGGACAGATAAATCGCCTAATGGACCGGAGTCATGGAGCAACGGGCCAACAACCGATTGCACTGCAAAGTTATCTTTCTGAAAGATTCTTTGCATCAGTGCATCAATTGAGTCATTAAATACGTCAACGGCAGCAATAAAAAAGCCGCGTACCGATGGGGCGCTATTTAATCGCTCTATAATGTCGGTTTCATTAATTTTGTCTGCCATATACTGAACTAAAACTTTTTGTTGATGGAGGAGGAGAGTTCTCCTCCCCGTATTTGTTGTTATAGTGCCGCGAAGAAGGATTCGATTTGCGCGACTTCTTTGCTGTTTTCATCCAAACCTGTGTACCTTGCTAGCGTGTGGCGAATGCCATGTTCTTGCAAAGAGGTTTGTAGCTCAATTGCTTGCGGATCATCCTCACTCTTATATTTGAGAGCTGCGGCGATACCCTTTAAAAGCGTTTGATTTTCAGTGCCATACTCAATTGTACCTAGTAATGGCTTCACTAATCTATCATTTGCGCCTAATTTGCGAATTGGTTGGCGGCCGACGCGGTCGACTTCATCGACCAAATATGGATTAGCGAATCGACTTAGAATTTTTTCGATATAAGCAGCGTGTAACTCGCGATCAAAGCCATAGCGACGAATCAGGACTTCACCACTTTCGAACATCGCTTGTTTTACATCCGCTCTAATTTCTGGGTCTTCAATAGCCTGACGTATGGTTTGGTGGCCTTTCAAGCAACCTAAATAAGCCGTAATGCAGTGACCAGTATTGAGAGTAAACAACTTACGCTCAACGAAGGCCATTAGGTTATCGGTTTTCTCCATTCCAGAAATGTCGGGAATTTCACCTTTAAACTGCTGCTCGTCAACAATCCACTCGCTAAAGCTTTCAACAGTGACTTCGAGTGGATCATCGTTGGCAGCTTCTGCGGGTGGCACAATGCGGTCAACGGCTGAATCGACAAAGCCAACCAACTCATCCGCTTTACCATGCAGTGAGCTATCTAGGTGTTTGTAAACTTCACCTTTGAGGTGAGTGGTGCCACGAACCATGTTTTCGCAGGCGATAATATTAAGCGGAGATTCATTACCAGATTCAAAGCGCTTTGTGATTCCTGTTGCGATTGTTTTTGCAATAATATCCAACACATTTGGACCAACGGCTGTGGTGACTAAATCGGTTTTCGCTATACGCTCAATTACATCTTCACTTGCTGAGTTGACCGCAGTCACGTGAGTTACGGTCTCTATTTGGCACTCAGTGCCCACAACTTTAACCTTGTACTCTTGTTTGTGACTGAGTTGATCGACAAGCGGAGTATCCACATCGGCGAACGTGACTTCAACATCCGCGTCAGCAAGTAGCTTTCCAATAAAACCGCGACCGATATTGCCTGCACCAAAATGAACTGCATTTTTCATAATTTACCTACCAAATAAAAGAATAAAAACTAACGACTCTAGGGTGAGGCCAACTGCATAGGGGGTGACAGTCGACCTCGTTTGCTCTCAGGAGCAAAGGTTTTGAGTGAAGGATTACGCGGCTTGTGGATTCCCTAAAATATTCAGAATCTTAGCCACATCTTGAGTGCTGGTTAGCGTTTCAATCGCTTCAGGCTCATCGAGTGCATTAGTGATGGTAGTGATCACTTGAATGTGTTCATCATTTTTAGCGGCAATACCAATAACCAGTTTGGCGACATCGTCTTGGTCATCAGTAAATTGAATACCTGCTGGGTATTGGCAGATGACAATACCGGTTTTCTTTACTTTGTCTTTTGCTTCAATGGTGCCGTGAGGGACAGCAATAGACTCGCCCAAATAAGTTGGGACCAATTTCTCACGTTCAAACATGGCATCAACGTATTCTGGTTCTACGTAGCCCATTTCAACCAGTTTGTTACCTGCAAAACGAATCGCGTCTTCTTTGTTGCTAGCGCTTAAGCCTAGGTGGATGTTTTCTTGTGCGATTTGGAAAACAGAAGGCTGCTGAGGCTCATAGCTGTCATCATTGGCAGCGAGTACAGAGGCTTTAACGTTTTGATCATCATTTGCTGCTGCCCCTTTCTGAGCGGCAAGAAGCTTAGTGACAAGTTGGTTGTACATTTCGCTGTCTAAAAAGTTAGTCAGAGAAATATGTTGGGCATTAGGAGCATGCTTGCGAGCACGATCCGTTAGATCTTTGTGGGTAATCACGATATCAGCGCTCTCAGTTAGGCTATTAATGGCTAGATTGTTTACATCAATGTTTAGACCTGCATCTTGGACTTTTTTACGCAGCATGCTCGCGCCCATCGCGCTAGAGCCCATACCTGCGTCACAAGCGACAATAATGCTGGTTACGTTTGCAAGATCGATGTTGCCTTTGTTTTGAGCGTTGACTGTTGAATCTGATTTTGCGCCAGACTTCATTTCTTTCATTTGTGAAGTGGCTTTTTCTAATGCCGCTTTGTCGCCATCTTCTTCCGTTGAGGTTTGAGTCTTCATCAGCAAGGCAGCAACGGTAAATGAAACACCAGTAGCCGCTGCAATAGAAGCTAATACACCAACGATAGAGCCTTTCTGCGTCATCAACAGGATGGCAAAGATAGAACCTGAAGAAGCTGGAGAGACGATGCCCGCGTTAAACATGACGAGTACGAATACGCCTGTCATACCGCCAGCAATTGCAGCTAGGATAAGACGTGGGTTCATTAGAATATACGGGAAGTAAATCTCGTGGATACCGCCAAAGAAGTGAATAATTGAAGCGCCACCTGCAGTTTGACGAGCAGTCCCTTTACCGAAAACCATGTAAGCCAACAGAATACCTAAACCAGGACCTGGGTTTGCTTCGATTAGGAAAAAGATCGACTGACCGGCCTCAGAAGCTTGCTGAATACCTAGTGGTGAGAAGATTCCGTGGTTGATCGCATTGTTGAGGAACAGAATCTTCGCTGGCTCAACAAAAATAGAGGTCAAAGGAAGAAGGTGCGCTGAGACTAAGAAGTTAACGCCAGCCGCTAGACCACCAGAAAGAACTTTGACAAAAGGTCCAATGAACATGAATGCCAAAATTGCACATAGCATACCGATGATGCCAGCAGAGAAGTTGTTGACCAACATCTCAAAGCCGCTTTTCACTTTGCCATCAATGTAGTTGTCGAATTTCTTAATTGCCCAACCACCCAGAGGGCCGACCATCATCGCGCCCATAAACATTGGTATATCAGTACCAACGATGACGCCCATGGTCGTGATGGCACCAACAACCGCACCGCGATCTCCACCAACAAGTTTACCACCGGTATAACCAATAAGGAGCGGTAGTAAGTAAGTGATCATTGGGCCAACCATAGCCGCTAGCGTTTCATTAGGTAGCCAGCCAGTTGGAATAAAGAGTGCCGTGATAAAGCCCCATGCGATAAACGCGCCGATATTCGGCATTACCATGTTAGACAGAAAACGACCAAAATTTTGTATCTTGATCTTAGCATCTGGTGATATCATAAGAGTTCCCCGTTCGATGTTCTGATGAATATTGTAGTAGTACGGTTCGCCAAAACCGCTTGATTGCTTAGTACCCAATCAATTTACCACACAAATTCAGTTTGGAACTGACAACGGGTTTTTTGTGATTAGTCGCAAATAAAACACTTCTACCTAATAGTATTTAAGCGATCTAGTTCAAATATTTTGGGTGTAACTTTTTTACAAATTAGCACTTGCTCTTTTGTCAATAAAAATTAATCGATCAATGTCTTGTTTTTGATTTTTTAATGTCTTGGCACTTAGTGATGTAGGTCACTTTATGTCTTCTTTGATTATTCGAATTAACGATTAATGTGATCCTTGTATGGTTTTGTTGTGAGGGTGTTGGGGGTTATTTTGTGACTTTTGTCAAGAAAGGGTGATTTCTGTAATTGAGTAACACATCAAACTCACCGTCTAGCCAAGTAAGTTTGTCGCTATTTAAGGCAGATCGCGTGGCAGAGTCTCCTCTGCCACAAAGTTGTGTTAGTTGGTATCTAGGTAAGCTTTAGAAGAGATGTCAGTCCATGCACGTACTTTAGTTAAGTACTGTTTTTGTGACTCAATGATCTCTTTCGCTAATGCGTCGCTACTAGCTTGCTGTTCAAGCAATTCGGTGGTTGCTGTTTGCATCGCTTTTAACACTTCCGGTGGGAAGTCTCTTACTTTTATATCTGGGTACTCCGCACTCATTGTCGCCCAACTATTTGCATTTGCATCGACTGCCTGAGTGTACATATCAAATGCTGCCACTCGGAATGCTGTTTCCAATATTGTTTGTAGATCTTTAGGTAGTGAATCCCATTTCTTTTTATTCACTAAGAACTGAGTTTCCGAACCCGGTTCATGCCACGCCGTGTAGTAATAAGGTGCGATTTTCTGAAAGCCCATTCTAAGGTCAAATGCAGGACCTACCCATTCCAGTGCGTCAATGGTTCCTCGCTCCAATGAGGTATAGAGTTCTCCCGGAGCGATGTTGGTTGGTTTTGCACCTACTTTTGCCATCACTTCACCAGCAAAGCCTGGAATACGAATTTTAAGTCCTTTTAGATCGTCTACTGAGTTGATCTCTTTTTTAAACCAGCCACCCATCTGAATGTCAGAGTTACCGCCGGGGAAAGAAAGAAGGTTGTGTGGTGCATAGACTTTTTCCATTAACTCCATACCGCCACCGCGATAAAACCAAGCATATTGCTCAGTAGAGATCATGCCAAATGGCATGGAGGAGAAGTATAACGTGTTAGGTACTTTGCCTTTCCAATAGTAGGAGCTTGAGTGGCCCAAGTCGTATTGACCAGACTTGACCATATCGAATATCCCTAAAGGGGCTTTGTGTTTATTAGCGGAATCAATACGAATTTTTAAGCGACCGTTTGACATCTCTTCGGCAAGCTTGGCCATGTTCTTGGTTGCATCACCTAAGATGGGGGTATTCGGTCCCCAAGTTTCGGCAAGTTTTAAGCGGTAGACTTTTTCTGCTGCAAGTGCAGAGAATGAACTAAGAGCAAGTGATAGTGTTAGCGTTCCTGCTAACAGTGAGCGCAGTTTTAGCTTGGATGGCAACATAACTAAGCGACTTCCTTATTGTTGTGTTTTGTTATCTCACCTAGCTTTTATCTTGTTGTTTTTTTCGTCAATCTCATTTTTATCTGATCCTGAAAGTGATCTTGGTTTTAATCTCTATAACTATATTTTCAACCAGTTTATTTTCCTAGATGTAAAGGTCGCTTCTATTGCAATCGAGCGATTAGTGAGGTGTTGTAAGCAGATAATCTGGATAACAAAAGTGCTGCCTTGGTCACGCAGCACTTAGGGGAGGGAGACATGACTTCTCTAGATCTCAATATGATGGGATTTTAAGTAAGCCTCAGCTTGGTTGGCCCCCATATATCTCGCTAAGGTTTTGAGTGGTACATCTCTTAGATCAACCATGATCAAGCCATCAAGTGCGTTATTAAAGGCAGGATCAACGTTAAAGGATACTAGCTTTCCATTTAGTCCAAGGTATTGCCTCAATAAGACTGGTACGCCTTTGCCATCATCGATTCTAGCAATGACCCTTGATAATAGCTGCAGATCGGCAAGGGCTGTGAGCATGCTTGTATTCCAGCTTGGAGCGCTAGTTGATAATGGGTTAGAAGGGGTGACGTACTCGGCTTTTTCGGAGTCATAGTGATGAAGGGTCATGGTCTCTGCGAGTAATTGTCTTGTTTGCTCACTGTAATCGTTGCTGATACTGACAGGACCAAATAGGTGGGTATACTCTGGGTTCTTATCTACATAGGCGGCAATACCTTTCCAAAGCAGCAATAGTGGCGCCATACTCTTCTGATATTTCTCATCGATTACAGAGCGCCCCATTTCTATAGATTGACTCATGGTATCGATAAAAGGCTGTTCAAAGTTAAACAAGGTTCTTGAGTAGAGTCCCTTAATCCCATGTTTACTGATGAGTTGATCGACCAGTCCTAACCGATAAGCGCCCACGAGGCATCGATGCTCTCTATCCCAAATAAAGAGATGTAAGTAATCACGATCAAACTCGTCAAGATCAAGATCCAGACCTGTTCCTTCTCCAACTTGGCGAAAGTTGTGTTCTCTCAGGCGTCCGATCTCGTGCAGCATTGAAGGGATATGCTCGGCGGTTGTACAGTAGACGTCAAACTCCGCGCTCGAAAGCAACAAATGATCTTCGGGCATGGTGCTGAGATCCGCTTCGAGATCATCAATGGGGAGTTGAGTGGCGATAGGTAGAAATGAGCTAGATGATAAGTTCTGTTTTTGCTGCGTCAGTGTTTTGCTTTGTAATAAGTAGGTGTTTAAGCGCAGGTAGTTGACGATTTGAGTGTCTGTGAGTCCATTGACTTCCTTGTATTTGATCGCCGAGCCAATAGAGATTTGAATCTTCTGATGCGTTTTATTGAGCAACTCTCGGCCAAGCATCAAGGTGCGTAGTAGAGGATGTACTTTCCCCGCGAGATAAAAGCGCTGAGAGTTTTGGCCATCGATAAACACCGGAATGGTGGTTGCTCTTGATTTGCGAATCAAACTACTGACTGAGCGACTCCACTCTTTGTCTTCAAGGCGCTGCGCTTTTCTATCGACTAACTGTGAGACCTCTCCCGCAGGAAATAGCAGCAACAGACCGCCTTGTTCTAAATGCTGGTGGGCTTTACGAAGTGCTTTTAGGTTGGACTTGTGAGCGTTTTGTCCTTCGAATACATCCACACCAATAAAGAGTTCATCAAGTTCAGGAACCGTTTTTAGGTATTGATTGGCGAGGATCTGAACGTCACTTCTTATTTGAAGGAGTAGCTCGGCAAGAATCACGCCTTCGACACAACCTAGAGGATGGTTGGCGACAATCACAGTAGAGCCCGATTGCGGAATATGGCTTAACGAACCTTTACACACCTGATAGTCAATACCGAGCACTTCAAGAGTGAAGCGAAGAAAGGCTTGAGTATCACAGCCAGCAGGGCGCTGAGCATAAAATTTATCGAGCTTATTGAGACCAGTTGCCCATTCAGTAAAGCTCTCTCCTAAGCGAAATGGGGTCTTTTTCGGTAAACGAAACGGACTAGAAACTTCCATAGCATCCTCAAAATGGTAGTGGGTCGAAATGAGGATAGGTATGGGATGTTGCAAGAAGGCTTCAGCGAGATGAGAGTTAGATGATCACCTCATGACGTTTTGATTACCAAAGGCTAATTTGGGAAGGTGATGAGCAAAGGATGCAATAATGATTTATTTAAGCATTCTAAAAAATATATTGCTCACAAAATGTACTAAGGTAATGTTAAAGATCAACCTTTAGTGCTAGGTTTGAATAGCGGGTGAGGTTATTAAAACTTTGGAGCGCAAAGACTCTAAGCATAGTAACCAGTCAAGTTACCTTCGATTTGCTGAGCTGGAACTCTCTAATAAAGAGAGAAACGGGAACCTAGAGGTTCCCGTTGTTGTATATGCAGTTTACTTATCGCAAAAATTAACTAGTGCGATGAACAGCCATATGAGCAAGCGTGACGAGTGCTTGCTTATATTCAGACTCTTCTAATACCTTGAGCTCAGCAATGGCTTTATCTGCCTCTTGGTAAGCTTTTTGGCGTGTGTACTCTAAAGAACCGGTTTGTTCCATCGCTGCGAGAATATCGTTCAAGCGTTCCATACCATTGGATTTTTCAATCGCTTCACGAATCATCTCCGTTTGTTCTGCACTACCGTTACGCATTGCATAAAGAAGAGGTAAGGTCGGTTTACCTTCAGCAAGGTCATCGCCGACATTCTTGCCCATCTCTTTACCATCAGAAGTGTAATCCATCACGTCGTCAATCAGCTGGAATGCGGTTCCGAGGTATTTGCCGTAATTCTGTAAGGCAAGCTCTACCTTTTCAGGTGCTTCGTTTAGGATGGCACCAATCTGGGTTGCCGCTTCAAACAAGCGAGCCGTCTTAGAGTAGATAACTTGCATGTAGCTTTCTTCGGTGGTGTCAGGGTCGTTGCAGTTCATCAGTTGTTGAACTTCACCTTCCGCAATGACGTTTACCGCGTCACTCATTAGCTTAAGGATCTTTAATGATCCTAGCTCCGTCATCATTTGGAATGAGCGCGTGTATATAAAGTCGCCCACCAAAACGCTCGCTGCATTACCAAAGGCTGCATTAGCTGTGGCTTTACCACGTCGCATGTCTGATTCATCGACGACATCGTCATGCAGTAGAGTCGCGGTATGAATAAACTCAATAAAAGCGGCTGCGGTGGTATGAGCCTCTCCTCTGTAGCCAAGTGCTTTAGCTGACAGAACAGCTAAAAGAGGACGTATACGCTTGCCACCACCGCTAACGATGTAGAAACCCAGTTGATTGATTAAAGAGACATCAGAGTTGAGTTGTGCGTGAATTGTTTCATTCACTTTTGCCATGTCATCGGCGGTGAGTGCTTGGATAGCTTTAAAATCCATTGTAATTCCGGCTGAAGTTAGAACTAGTAAGGTATTCTTATCTGTTTTAATTGCTGAATAATACACTAAAAAACGTTGATTAATACATGGTTAAAGGGCATCATCTGGGCACTTTTCATTGGCGATTAGCTTTTCGCCAATTTTTTCAAAATATGGCTTGTCATAGGTGCGACCTTTCTGTAGAATCTGCGCCCTATTGATGATTAGTTTAGCGCACACCCTTGATGCTCAAATAGCATACGGCTGTGCGGAAAAAGCGGAGTAAGATATGTACGCTGTTTTCCAATCTGGTGGTAAACAACACCGTGTAAGCGAAGGTCAAACTCTTCGTTTAGAGAAATTAGACGTTGAAACTGGTGCAACTGTTGAATTTGATAAAGTTCTTCTTGTTGCTAACGGTGAAGACATTAAAGTGGGTGCTCCTCTAGTAGAGGGCGGTAAAGTAGTTGCTGAAGTTGTACAACACGGTCGTGGCGATAAAGTTAAAATCGTTAAGTTCCGTCGTCGTAAGCACTCTCGTAAGCAACAAGGTCACCGTCAGTGGTTCACGGAAGTGAAAATCACTGGTATCAACGCTTAATCGATTAGGAGAGTTTAACAATGGCACACAAAAAAGCTGGTGGTTCTACTCGTAACGGCCGCGATTCAGAAAGCAAACGTCTAGGTGTTAAGCGTTTCGGTGGTGAGTCTGTTCTTGCAGGTAACATCATCGTTCGTCAACGTGGTACTAAGTTCCACGCTGGTACTAACGTTGGTATCGGTAAAGACCACACTCTATTCGCTCTTACTGAAGGTAAAGTGAAGTTCGAAGTGAAAGGTCCTAAAAACCGTAAATTCGTTAGCATCGAAGCTGAGTAATTTAAACCTAGTTTAAATCACTTATTAGCTTTCAAGCTGAATTCAAAAGCCCTGCCGATTCGGCGGGGTTTTTTATTTATGGTAGCTCAAGAGATGGCTTCGAAGCGTGGAATCTATACTAAGGCACTTTGAAAAAAGTCCCTCAATATGTATTCCTAGTTAGCAGAACGATCGAAGATCAAGGTGATCGATCTGAAAATGGAATCTGCTAGAATTTATATCATTCACTTCTCCCTAAGAGATAGGGTGTTTTGAGATGATATTTGCAACGCAGCTACGATAAGTAGCACAAGGGCGGAGTAAGAGATGAAATTCGTTGATGAAGCGGTAGTAAAAGTTCAAGCCGGTGATGGCGGTAACGGTGTAGTGAGTTTCTGGCGTGAGAAATTCGTTGCGAAAGGAGGCCCGGATGGTGGCGACGGTGGTGACGGTGGTGATGTATACATCCAAGCTGATGAAAACCTTAACACGCTAATTGATTATCGCTTCCAGCGCTTCTATGAAGCAGAGCGTGGTGAGAATGGCCGTGGCGGTAACTGTACGGGGAAGCGCGGTAAAGACAAAGTGCTTCGCGTGCCTGTTGGTACTCGTGCTGTTGACATTCACACCAATGAAATCGTTGCTGAAGTTGCTGAACATGGCAAAAAAGTCATGGTGGCAAAAGGCGGTTGGCACGGTTTGGGTAACACCCGTTTTAAATCGTCAGTAAACCGAGCACCACGTCAAAAGACGTTAGGTACTAAAGGTGAAATTCGCGAAGTTCGTTTAGAGCTGTTGCTACTTGCTGATGTGGGTATGCTTGGATTGCCGAATGCAGGTAAGTCGACATTTATTCGTTCAGTATCTGCAGCGAAGCCAAAAGTGGCGGACTACCCATTTACGACGCTTATCCCGAGTCTTGGTGTAGTGAGTGTTGTTCCAGAGAAGAGCTTTGTTGTTGCGGATATTCCAGGCTTGATTGAAGGTGCTGCTGATGGTGCTGGCCTTGGTATCCGTTTCTTGAAGCACTTAGAGCGTTGTCGCGTTCTGCTGCATATGATCGATATTATGCCGATCGATCAAAGCGATCCTGTGCAAAATGCGCTAACCATCATTGATGAATTAGAGCAATACAGCGAGAAGTTAGCAGACAAGCCGCGTTGGCTGATCTTCAACAAGGTTGATCTGATGCCTGAAGAAGAAGCAAACGAAGTGATCCAAAATATTATCGATGCTTTAGGCTGGGAAGAGGATTACTACAAGATCTCTGCAGTGAATAAACAGGGCACCAAAGAGCTTTGCTATAAACTGGCTGACTTTATGGAAAGCCTACCGCGCGAAGAGGAAGAAATCTCTGAAGAAGAGAAAGTCGATTTCATGTGGGATGATTACCACAAAGATGCGATCGCAGGTGACGATGTTATCACTGAAGATGATGACGACTGGGATGATTGGGACGATGAAGAAGATGACGGTCACGTTGTCTACGTCCGCGAATAACAGTGCATAAAATTTATAGCCGCAATATCTATTGCGGCTTTTTTGTGTCTAAATCAAATCACTACAGTAAATTTCTCTGCACAATAAAGGGCATTCTAAAGGAGTAGGATAGAATCATGGCATCTAAACAACGGGCGGTGTCTCGTTTAATCGCCCAAGCTGGGCAAATGCTTTTGGCGCATGGTGCTGAAAGTACCCTTGTAGGTGATCTTATGCGCCGCTTCGGTTTCGCCGCGGGTATGGATGAAGTCGAAGTTTCGTTATCTGCAAGTTCATTAGTCGTCACTACCGTTTATCAAGAACACTGTATTACTACCGCCCGTCGTTGCCCTGATCGCGGCATTAATATGCGAGCAATCACTCAGGTGCAACGAATCTGCATTATGCTCGAACGTGGCATTATCGATTACTCTTTAGCGCAGCAGCAGCTGGATAAGATTAGTCCTGAACGTTATAACCGCTGGTTAGTTGTGTTTATGATCGGGTTGTCATGCGCTGCATTCAGCCATTTAGCG
Encoded here:
- a CDS encoding MltR family transcriptional regulator gives rise to the protein MADKINETDIIERLNSAPSVRGFFIAAVDVFNDSIDALMQRIFQKDNFAVQSVVGPLLHDSGPLGDLSVRLKLLFGLGVLPNDVYHDIEDIIKIKNELNSDAADYQFTDPNVLQPIKKLNLVKKMGMVQLEVAEPDDDIDLEFYQLQLQRQQQIIKSGLSLAIVEICNELGKESPF
- a CDS encoding PTS mannitol transporter subunit IICBA, yielding MISPDAKIKIQNFGRFLSNMVMPNIGAFIAWGFITALFIPTGWLPNETLAAMVGPMITYLLPLLIGYTGGKLVGGDRGAVVGAITTMGVIVGTDIPMFMGAMMVGPLGGWAIKKFDNYIDGKVKSGFEMLVNNFSAGIIGMLCAILAFMFIGPFVKVLSGGLAAGVNFLVSAHLLPLTSIFVEPAKILFLNNAINHGIFSPLGIQQASEAGQSIFFLIEANPGPGLGILLAYMVFGKGTARQTAGGASIIHFFGGIHEIYFPYILMNPRLILAAIAGGMTGVFVLVMFNAGIVSPASSGSIFAILLMTQKGSIVGVLASIAAATGVSFTVAALLMKTQTSTEEDGDKAALEKATSQMKEMKSGAKSDSTVNAQNKGNIDLANVTSIIVACDAGMGSSAMGASMLRKKVQDAGLNIDVNNLAINSLTESADIVITHKDLTDRARKHAPNAQHISLTNFLDSEMYNQLVTKLLAAQKGAAANDDQNVKASVLAANDDSYEPQQPSVFQIAQENIHLGLSASNKEDAIRFAGNKLVEMGYVEPEYVDAMFEREKLVPTYLGESIAVPHGTIEAKDKVKKTGIVICQYPAGIQFTDDQDDVAKLVIGIAAKNDEHIQVITTITNALDEPEAIETLTSTQDVAKILNILGNPQAA
- the rpmA gene encoding 50S ribosomal protein L27 gives rise to the protein MAHKKAGGSTRNGRDSESKRLGVKRFGGESVLAGNIIVRQRGTKFHAGTNVGIGKDHTLFALTEGKVKFEVKGPKNRKFVSIEAE
- a CDS encoding HAD family hydrolase, coding for MLKAVLFDMDGLIFDTESIYKLSWQYAASEQNLDLSDDFYQQFIGVQDPECERILAEHFQNALDLSRYKQVRDDHFHRLRSNGIAFKPGFDPLFQDIKRRGLATAIVTSSHLAEVKYNFTTSDYLPQFDLVITAEDVERAKPYPDCYQMACTHLGLTAEECLVLEDSNNGVKAALAAGCPVVMVPDLLPPQAEIIDKMTVVESLEQLITLLDSF
- a CDS encoding mannitol-1-phosphate 5-dehydrogenase, with the translated sequence MKNAVHFGAGNIGRGFIGKLLADADVEVTFADVDTPLVDQLSHKQEYKVKVVGTECQIETVTHVTAVNSASEDVIERIAKTDLVTTAVGPNVLDIIAKTIATGITKRFESGNESPLNIIACENMVRGTTHLKGEVYKHLDSSLHGKADELVGFVDSAVDRIVPPAEAANDDPLEVTVESFSEWIVDEQQFKGEIPDISGMEKTDNLMAFVERKLFTLNTGHCITAYLGCLKGHQTIRQAIEDPEIRADVKQAMFESGEVLIRRYGFDRELHAAYIEKILSRFANPYLVDEVDRVGRQPIRKLGANDRLVKPLLGTIEYGTENQTLLKGIAAALKYKSEDDPQAIELQTSLQEHGIRHTLARYTGLDENSKEVAQIESFFAAL
- the ispB gene encoding octaprenyl diphosphate synthase; translation: MDFKAIQALTADDMAKVNETIHAQLNSDVSLINQLGFYIVSGGGKRIRPLLAVLSAKALGYRGEAHTTAAAFIEFIHTATLLHDDVVDESDMRRGKATANAAFGNAASVLVGDFIYTRSFQMMTELGSLKILKLMSDAVNVIAEGEVQQLMNCNDPDTTEESYMQVIYSKTARLFEAATQIGAILNEAPEKVELALQNYGKYLGTAFQLIDDVMDYTSDGKEMGKNVGDDLAEGKPTLPLLYAMRNGSAEQTEMIREAIEKSNGMERLNDILAAMEQTGSLEYTRQKAYQEADKAIAELKVLEESEYKQALVTLAHMAVHRTS
- a CDS encoding lysophospholipid acyltransferase family protein; translation: MEVSSPFRLPKKTPFRLGESFTEWATGLNKLDKFYAQRPAGCDTQAFLRFTLEVLGIDYQVCKGSLSHIPQSGSTVIVANHPLGCVEGVILAELLLQIRSDVQILANQYLKTVPELDELFIGVDVFEGQNAHKSNLKALRKAHQHLEQGGLLLLFPAGEVSQLVDRKAQRLEDKEWSRSVSSLIRKSRATTIPVFIDGQNSQRFYLAGKVHPLLRTLMLGRELLNKTHQKIQISIGSAIKYKEVNGLTDTQIVNYLRLNTYLLQSKTLTQQKQNLSSSSFLPIATQLPIDDLEADLSTMPEDHLLLSSAEFDVYCTTAEHIPSMLHEIGRLREHNFRQVGEGTGLDLDLDEFDRDYLHLFIWDREHRCLVGAYRLGLVDQLISKHGIKGLYSRTLFNFEQPFIDTMSQSIEMGRSVIDEKYQKSMAPLLLLWKGIAAYVDKNPEYTHLFGPVSISNDYSEQTRQLLAETMTLHHYDSEKAEYVTPSNPLSTSAPSWNTSMLTALADLQLLSRVIARIDDGKGVPVLLRQYLGLNGKLVSFNVDPAFNNALDGLIMVDLRDVPLKTLARYMGANQAEAYLKSHHIEI
- the rplU gene encoding 50S ribosomal protein L21, encoding MYAVFQSGGKQHRVSEGQTLRLEKLDVETGATVEFDKVLLVANGEDIKVGAPLVEGGKVVAEVVQHGRGDKVKIVKFRRRKHSRKQQGHRQWFTEVKITGINA
- a CDS encoding TRAP transporter substrate-binding protein yields the protein MLPSKLKLRSLLAGTLTLSLALSSFSALAAEKVYRLKLAETWGPNTPILGDATKNMAKLAEEMSNGRLKIRIDSANKHKAPLGIFDMVKSGQYDLGHSSSYYWKGKVPNTLYFSSMPFGMISTEQYAWFYRGGGMELMEKVYAPHNLLSFPGGNSDIQMGGWFKKEINSVDDLKGLKIRIPGFAGEVMAKVGAKPTNIAPGELYTSLERGTIDALEWVGPAFDLRMGFQKIAPYYYTAWHEPGSETQFLVNKKKWDSLPKDLQTILETAFRVAAFDMYTQAVDANANSWATMSAEYPDIKVRDFPPEVLKAMQTATTELLEQQASSDALAKEIIESQKQYLTKVRAWTDISSKAYLDTN